The following nucleotide sequence is from Ferruginibacter lapsinanis.
CAGTGGGCAATCCTCAAGTGTTGGTTAAATATATTGATGATAAAAAATGCGAACCGTATGAAAACTTGGTGGTAGATGTTCCATCTGAATTCAGCGGTAAAGTAATTGATCTTGTTACTCAACGTAAGGGTGAAATGACCATTATGGAAAGTAAAGGCGAAATGCAGCATTTGGAATTTGAAATCCCATCACGTGGGTTGATCGGTTTGCGTAGTACTATGCTTACAGGTACTGCAGGTGAAGCGGTTATGGCACACAGGTTCATCGAATACCGTCCATGGAAAGGAACGATACCTGGCCGTAATAACGGTGTTCTATTATCAAAAAATACAGAAAGAACAACCGGTTATTCAATTGATAAATTACAGGATAGAGGCAGATTCTTTGTTGATCCGGGAGAAGAGGTATATGTTGGTCAGATCATAGCTGAACATATTAAGCCGGGAGATCTGAACGTAAATGCTACGGAACCTAAAAAATTAACGAATCACCGTGCAAGTGGTAGTGATGATGCAAGTAAGGCAGCGCCAAAGATCATGATGACCTTAGAAGAATGTATGGAGTATATTCAGCAAGATGAGTGTATTGAAGTAACACCGAAAAGCATTCGTATGCGTAAAGTGGTATTGGATGAGAATGAACGTTCAAGATTAGCCAAATCAATGAAATCAGAAACAGCATAAAACCTGTGTAGAAAAAATAAAAATCCCCTGTTATTTAACAGGGGATTTTTATTTGGAATAATAACTTTCTAATAGCTCAACCATTTTTGCTTCATATGGCTGAGGATATTTTTCTGTAAAAACTGTATAAGCATTTTCGCCTAATGTTTTCCAGTCGTTCCGTTGCAGCCAACATTCTTCCAATGTCGCATCAATATCTTCTATAGTTGCTCCTTCACTTACAAATCCGGTAATACCATTTTGTACCCATTTAGGCATTTCGCCAACGTTACTTACAATACAGGGTCTAGCCATTGCCATTGCCTCAACAACAGAAAGCGGCATTGCGTCTACCCTTGTTATCTGAAATAAAAAATGACAACTTCTGAGTGCTTCCTGAACATTATTGGTATGACCTTTTAAGATTATTTTTTTTTGCAGATCAAGATCGATTATCAATTGTCTTAAGGACGCTTCGTCTTTGCCTTTTCCATATAGATGTAAAACCCAATTCCTTTGCATCCATTTTTCCGTCGACAAGGTTTTAATTAGTATGTCCTGAGCTTTTCGGTAATTATCTAACTCGGCTAACATTATCCATATGTACTGATTGTTTAGGGCAGGATACGGAGTTATATATTGAGGAACAGCAAATGTGATCGGATTGTAAATTACTTTTTGTTTAGGAACGGTAATATGTAAATTTTGTTTAATTGTGTCAAACACTTTTTCTGTTGCCGCCATATTTACACAAGCGTTATTGATCCAATGGCTGTATATCGATGTTTTATGTTTTGATAAAGTGTCATTAACGTTATAATTATGACTGCATAAAGCGTAAGAAGTGAGGCGTTTATATAAGTGCTTCAACGGACCATATACTACATCGTTCCAGCTACCCTGATTAATGAAAACAAAATCATATTTTTCAAAAGGGATATTTTTTAGGCGTTGTTGTAGTTTCCATTTACCAAAAACACTTTTCAATATTTTTTTTGAAGGGAGAAGGTGGACGGTACCACCTCTTTTTTCCAGTTCAGACAAGCGACTTTTTTTTTCATCCCAATCATAACAGCATACATCCACAGTATAATTATTGTCTGCCATCCACAAAGCTGTTTTATACCATATCTCCTCACTGCCTCCCCAGGCACTGCCATTCATTAGTGAGAGAAATAAAACAGATTTCATTATATTTTTTTTGCTACGACTATGTAATTAATGGTCCAAATATCGTCTCTGTATTTTTTATCAGCCCATATTGCAATATGGTTAATAAGCCAGGTGAGCTTAAGTTCGATAAAAAGTAGTTTTAATATTTTTGATTTTACTGTTTTGTATTTAAAGGTAGAATAAACAGTGTTGAGCATCATTTGAAACATGGCTGCCCATTTGCCTCCGTTGGCTTTTATGTAGTTAATTTCAAAACCAGCTTCTTCAAATAATTCTTTTAACCCATGTTTACTGATCCTGAAAAAATCGTAGGGCTCTTCGTGTAATTCCCAGGTGAATGGAACAGTTAAGATGATATTTCCCTGTGGCTTTAAAACCCGGTATGCCTCTTTTATCATGCTGTGATGATCGTACACATGTTCCAAAACCTGTGTAGATATCACTGTATCAAAAGTATTGGTTTCATATGGCAGATCTGTTGCCAGGCAAATAGTGTCAACTAATTGCTCGGTGCTTTGGGTGGCATCACAACCTGTGGATTCTGTCGTAAGTGGTTGATACCACTCTTTATAGGGTTTGTTTCCACATCCCAGATCAAGTAACTTTCCTTTTGTAAAATTGTTTATTGCTTCTTTTAAATCAGTCATCAAAAAATACAAATGAATATAATCAGGCGATTTTTTCTTTATTGATACCCCCTTAAGTCGTGGCATTTCTTTCCTCATAAATGATTTTTTAAAAACACGTTTTAAATTGTAGCTTCGTTCACACAAACAGAATTTTCAACAATAATATGTCTAAATTTCCTGCGTTAAAAAAATACCTTGGTTTTAGTGCTGCTGTGTTAGTTTATTTTAAGCTGAAAACAAAAAAACTTGATGCCACTAAGGTAAAGAATTTGTCGCATCCCTTTAAAATGAGAGATAATCCTTATGATTATGCCACATTTGAAGAAGTTATTTTAAAAGAGACATATAATATCCCAGTAGATTTTTCTCCCAAAAATATCATTGACTGCGGTGGCAATATCGGACTTACCGCTTGCTATTTTGCTACAAAATTCCCTCAGGCCAATATCATTACAATTGAGCCTGACACAGATAATTTTACTGTTTTGAGTGAAAATATATCACACTACACAAATATCACCGCCGTAAAAGCAGGAGTATGGAATAAACAAACTCATTTAAAAATAACCAACGGATCAGCAGGTAATAATTCTTTTATTGTTGAAGAAAAAAATTCTCCAGATGGAGATACGATCGAAGCGGTGAGTATTCCGTTTTTAATGGCAAAATCAGGATGGGACCATATTGATATTGTAAAAATGGATGTTGAAGGAGCAGAGAAAGAAATTTTTTCAGAGGGATTTGAAGAATGGTTACCCAAAACAAAAGTGGTTATTATAGAATTACATGATTTTATAAAACCAGGTTGTTCCAAAACAGTGTTTCATGCATTCGGCCAATTTAATTTTTCATTTAATATTAAAGGCGAAAATATAATTTTCACCAATCTTTCTTTTGACAATCGACACTAACATAAGTCAACATCTTCAACAATATTTTGATAAAATATTTGTTGTATCTGTGCCAAGATTTACAGAGCGGCATTTGTATGTACAAGAGCAGCTAAAAGGGCTGCCCTTTGATTTTTTCTGGGGAGCGGATAAATTGAAATTGGATATCGAAGAGCTAATGTCTGCCGGAATTTATGATGAAGTAAAAGGGAAAAAATTACAAAGGCAGAAAAGAGCATTAAGTCTTGGAGAAATAGCCTGCTCTTTATCACACAGAATGGTGTATGAAGAAATGATAAAACATAATTGGCAAAGAGTATTGATTTTTGAGGATGATGTTTGCCCTATTCATTCCAATATTCCCTTGTTAACCGAAGTATTTGCTGAATTGCCACAAAACTGGGAGCTGGTGTATTTAGGCTATCAGAAATACGAGACTGTAACACCTGTTTTAAAACGAAAACAGTTATTTTATAAAATACTTAGCAGTATGGGGTTAATGAAATGGACTTATACCATGGTATGCAATATGTTACCTAAGCCTTATAGCAAACACCTTAATATTGCCGGGTTTCACGAATGTACACATGCCTATTGCATTACACTTTCTGCTGCAAAAAAGTTGCTGGACGCTCAAACGCCGATTGTTTATCGGGCAGATGATCTTTTATCCTACACCATATTAAAAGGGGATTTGAATGCTTTTATCACTCAACCAAAGTTTTTTGACCAGGGATCTCTTCACCAAACGGGTATAGTTTCTGAAGTAACCGATCGGTTTACAGAAAAATCTTAATTCGTAATACTTTTCTTTTAAAGCTTTATATCAGATAGCAATAGTTCTGTAACTTTGCAGTTCTTCATGAAAAAAGCACTCTCGGTTTTGGTTGTCGTTAGTTTATTTGCGCTTAAAACAGCAGCGCAGTGCTCATTGTGTACTAAAACAGCCCAGCAGTTAGGAGAAAAACCAGCTTTGGGACTCAATCAGGGGATTTTATATTTAATGATGATGCCTTTTATTATTGTTGCTTTTATAGGTTACAAATGGTGGAAAAGTAATAGGGGGTAAAGAGGAGCCGCTCAATAGTTTTTAATAAACCTGTATAAATTAAAATTATTTCCTTCCTGTTCAATTTTATCTTTTAATTCGTTTTTATCAACATCATTCATTCTTTTTTTCTGAATGAGCTGATATGCTTTTTCAGTGATCAGCCAGCTTTTTTTACTGTTAAATGTAGCATGTTGAATATGGGATGTAATCGCATCTAACAATTCATCAATTCCTGTTTTTTGAGAAGCGATCGTTTTAATGACAGGAACAGGGATTGTTTTTTTATGAAACGCCGGGGCCAGCATTAAGCGTAAATTTTTTACAAAAGTATCTGCTTCGGGCCTGTCTGCTTTGTTCACCACGAACATATCAGCTATTTCCATCAACCCTGACTTCATAGTTTGTATTTCATCGCCGGCTTCAGGAACAACTACAACAATCGTAGTATCTGCCAGTCCGGCTATTTCAACTTCGCTTTGCCCTACACCAACAGTTTCTATGATAATGTAATCAAAAAATGCTGCTTTCAACAAGTCAGTGATCTCGATAATTTTGGGGTGTAACCCGCCCAAAGAGCCTCTGGTAGCTAATGAGCGGATGTATACATTTGGGTTGGTATACCATTCGCTCATGCGTATTCTGTCGCCTAACAATGCCCCTAAATTAAAAGGCGAAGATGGATCAACGCAAAGAACAGCCACTTTTTTATTTTGTGTGATCATGCGGCTGATCAAT
It contains:
- a CDS encoding glycosyltransferase family 4 protein, producing MKSVLFLSLMNGSAWGGSEEIWYKTALWMADNNYTVDVCCYDWDEKKSRLSELEKRGGTVHLLPSKKILKSVFGKWKLQQRLKNIPFEKYDFVFINQGSWNDVVYGPLKHLYKRLTSYALCSHNYNVNDTLSKHKTSIYSHWINNACVNMAATEKVFDTIKQNLHITVPKQKVIYNPITFAVPQYITPYPALNNQYIWIMLAELDNYRKAQDILIKTLSTEKWMQRNWVLHLYGKGKDEASLRQLIIDLDLQKKIILKGHTNNVQEALRSCHFLFQITRVDAMPLSVVEAMAMARPCIVSNVGEMPKWVQNGITGFVSEGATIEDIDATLEECWLQRNDWKTLGENAYTVFTEKYPQPYEAKMVELLESYYSK
- a CDS encoding class I SAM-dependent methyltransferase — its product is MRKEMPRLKGVSIKKKSPDYIHLYFLMTDLKEAINNFTKGKLLDLGCGNKPYKEWYQPLTTESTGCDATQSTEQLVDTICLATDLPYETNTFDTVISTQVLEHVYDHHSMIKEAYRVLKPQGNIILTVPFTWELHEEPYDFFRISKHGLKELFEEAGFEINYIKANGGKWAAMFQMMLNTVYSTFKYKTVKSKILKLLFIELKLTWLINHIAIWADKKYRDDIWTINYIVVAKKI
- a CDS encoding FkbM family methyltransferase; the encoded protein is MSKFPALKKYLGFSAAVLVYFKLKTKKLDATKVKNLSHPFKMRDNPYDYATFEEVILKETYNIPVDFSPKNIIDCGGNIGLTACYFATKFPQANIITIEPDTDNFTVLSENISHYTNITAVKAGVWNKQTHLKITNGSAGNNSFIVEEKNSPDGDTIEAVSIPFLMAKSGWDHIDIVKMDVEGAEKEIFSEGFEEWLPKTKVVIIELHDFIKPGCSKTVFHAFGQFNFSFNIKGENIIFTNLSFDNRH
- a CDS encoding glycosyltransferase family 25 protein; protein product: MTIDTNISQHLQQYFDKIFVVSVPRFTERHLYVQEQLKGLPFDFFWGADKLKLDIEELMSAGIYDEVKGKKLQRQKRALSLGEIACSLSHRMVYEEMIKHNWQRVLIFEDDVCPIHSNIPLLTEVFAELPQNWELVYLGYQKYETVTPVLKRKQLFYKILSSMGLMKWTYTMVCNMLPKPYSKHLNIAGFHECTHAYCITLSAAKKLLDAQTPIVYRADDLLSYTILKGDLNAFITQPKFFDQGSLHQTGIVSEVTDRFTEKS
- the meaB gene encoding methylmalonyl Co-A mutase-associated GTPase MeaB; translated protein: MNQWQSYIDLLQAGDFKALARCISLIENEAEGYEELLQLLPNKNTSVIGITGPPGAGKSTLVDGLISRMITQNKKVAVLCVDPSSPFNLGALLGDRIRMSEWYTNPNVYIRSLATRGSLGGLHPKIIEITDLLKAAFFDYIIIETVGVGQSEVEIAGLADTTIVVVVPEAGDEIQTMKSGLMEIADMFVVNKADRPEADTFVKNLRLMLAPAFHKKTIPVPVIKTIASQKTGIDELLDAITSHIQHATFNSKKSWLITEKAYQLIQKKRMNDVDKNELKDKIEQEGNNFNLYRFIKNY